In Microbulbifer agarilyticus, the DNA window CTCAGCCCCTCCTTGCCCAAACCTTTTGATGCCCGGCGGGCGGTCACACTTACGGTAAAAAGCTGGTTTACTGCCGCAGCGATCGGCCACGCGATTTTTGTTGTGTACATTCTCGCAGTTTTTTATCCGCCCATTGCCCTGTCCGGGTTGCACGGCCTGGAGGGGCTGCATCTGCCGGGAGGTTTTCGCGAGGGGGACACCCTGGGCAATCTGGCAGCGGTAAGCCACGTGTTGTTGGCGGTTGTTGTGATTGGCGGCGGACCTCTGCAGCTGATTCCCGCCGTACGCCGCTCCGCGCCGAATTTCCACCGTTGGTTGGGGCGCAGTTACTTATTCGCCGCCGTATTTAGTAGCATTGCCGGCCTGTACATGACCTGGACGCGGCACACCATCGGTAACCTCATGTCTCAGATCACCATATCGATTGATGGTGTGCTAATACTCGTGTTTGCCTTTCTGGCATTGCGCACGGCAATGGCTGGCCGGTTCAGCGAACATCGCCGCTGGGCTTTGCGACTGTTTATGGCGGCCAGTGCGGTATGGTTCTTCCGTGTGGCGCTGATGGGGTGGGCGATGCTCACCGGTGGCTGGGGTATCGACTGGAAATCCTTCACGGGGCCTTTCCTGTACTTTCTTGGATTTGCGCAGTACCTGCTTCCACTGGCCATGCTGGAATGGTATTTCCATTGTCAAAAGCCTGTTGCCCGGCAGCATACCCAGATTGCTTTCGTGGGCACCTTGGTACCACTGACCATTTTCATGGCCATCGGAATCTTTGCTGCGACCATGGGAATGTGGTTGCCGCGGATGTAAGCCGACAGAGCGGGCATGTCGATGAGAGGGGCTAGCTAAAAAGCTAACGCTGGCTTAGCGCAAGAGGACGTAATCACCGCAATACGGTCTTAACATCGTGATACTGCAGAGAGGGTTGCCAGCTCCTCACCAGCGGGTGGTCAGGAGCTGGACTTGGCTTGTCTTACTTAGGCGAAAGCGTCAGCGTATGAGTCACCGCTCCCGGAAGCAGCGGAGTATTTTCTGCATTGACCCAGTCGGCGTGGCCGGCGGTATAGAAATCGGAAAGTGGGTGGCCACTCTGTCCACCGGGCATAATCAGGAAGCCATCTTGTTCTTTACCCGGGCTTACTACAAAGCGCATGGACTGGCCATGCTTGGGGCGCTGCGCCAACGGCATGTAACTGTCACCGGCCTGTTCGCTCGCCGGCATATTCAAATGGTCGCCGAGGAACGCGGGCAGTGCCGAGGCCAGTGGGTGGTGCATTTGCAGCGCGTTGTGTTTACCCCAGTTTGCCTGCGCTAGCGCACCGTGTTTCTCAACCAGTTCGGACAGTACCGATTGCAACACCGAGCGCTGGAACGCGAGCCAGTTGTCAAAGCCCTCAGGTAGCCAGTGTGTTGGTTGCTGGTCACGGATCTTGGCCAGGGCGCCCTCACTGTTACTGTTGAACAGCCATACCTCATCGTGTTCCGCAGAAATCACTTCGTTGTTTACCAGGGTTTCCTGCAGCGCGCGGTTCATTGCGCGAGAGAATTCGCGCTGGTATTCGCGCGCCACGGTGTAGCCGACATCGTCAACGGCTGCCCGTGCGGTCCAGTCAGTGAGGGCTGTCAGTGCGCCGTGCTCTTCTGCGGACAAGTCTTGCAGCGACTCCATCCAGCTCAGCAGGTGGTCGCGCCAACCGGTGACGGTTTCCGCCCGGTTGTTCTGCAGCATTTCGGTCATGCGCAGTTCGTCGAAGCGCTGGGTGGCAATCAGGTCCTGCTCGATCAACCAGCCACGGGTGCCCAGGGCATAGGTGCCGCGCCCGATCTGGTCGCGCATCTTGTCCCCGACGATGCGGTTGTTTGCGGTCCAGATGTAATCCAGTTGTTCGCTGGTAATCATCGGGTAGTCCGCAGGCTGCAACCAGCCGCGCCAGGTATCGTCCACCTCCTGCCAGGGCACCAGACGCTCGCTCGGCACGCTGCCGCGCTCGGGAATACGGCCGAGAATCGTCCACAGGATTTCCCCTGCGCTGTCCGCGACCACAAAGTTAAACGGGCTGATGCCGGAGCGATGGGCGATGTCTGCAGCTTCTGCTGCGGTCACCGCATCGTCCAGGTTCAGGAACGGCAGCGGGTTCAATGCTTCCGCGTAATGTACTAGCCAGCGGTAGGCCGCACGCTGCCCATCTTCCAGTGAGACGGCAGGGCCCCAGATGGTGTTGTCGATCTCCAGCGTCAGCGGCTCTTCGCCTTTGACGAGGATGGTTTCGGTCTGGCGATCGAATGCCTGGCGGCCCTGTGGGGCTTGGTACTGGGTTTCATCGTGGTCCAGCACGATGTAGTCGGCCCAGTCACCCGCCGAGTTGGTCATGCTCCAGGCGACGTTGCCATTGGTGCCGATGGCCATGGCCGGCATACCGGGGAAGCTCACGCCGTTCATGTGTACCGCATTGCCCGCGGTATTGGTGTAATTGAGCTGCACGCGGTACCAGATATGCGGAATGGCCATACCCAGGTGTGGGTCATTGGATAACAGCGCACCACCGTGGCTGGTCTTGGCGCCGCTGATTGCCCAGCTGTTGGAGCCGTTCATGGGGCCAGGTTCGGGGGATACGGCGGCCAGCTCGTTGGTCTCGCTGGGTTCACTCGTACCGTTAATCGCAAAGGTGGCCTCAGGCGGGATTGTCGGCGTTGCATACTTGGTGCCGTCAATCGCGGTATCCCATTGGGTCCCCTGGGGCTGGATGAATTCCAGCAGGGTTTCACCGCCGGCGCGCAATAACAGGTCCCGGGCGTAATCCGATTGCGCCAGCTTGCCGGTCATCTGGATGAACATCGACATGGACACCAGCATGGACTCGGTCGGGGACCACTGTTTGGGCTCGACACGCAACAAGTGATACTCGAAAGGCTTGCTGCCGAGACTGGCGAGTCCCGCATTCACACCCTCAGCGTAGATATCCAGAATGGCGCGATCCGCGGCGGGGATCTGCGCAAGCGCTTCATCGGCGCGGCGGCGCAGCTGGTGCACGCGATATTTCTTGTCGGCTTCAACCGCGATGTTGCCAAACAGCTCTGCAAGCTCACCGCTGGCGAGACGGGAGGCCAGGTCCATTTGGAAGAAACGGTCCTGCCCGTGGGCAAAGCCCATCGCATAGGCCGCATCCAGTCGGTTGGCCGCGGTAATTACCGCGATGCCTTTGTCGTCACGGGCCAGTGTCGCCGGGGCGCCGAGACCCGAGCTCACCGCAATCTCACCGTCGAGTGTTGGCAGGCTCGCGCGCAGGGTAAAGGTGACGAAGGTGCCGATCGCGAGCACCAAAATGAACACTGCAGCGGTAAGCTGCTTCAACCAACGTGGCATGTTGAAACCTAATTATTTGTTTTGTGCGCGGTGATCATATCACCGATTTTTTAATCGGCTACCGTCGACTATATATCCACAAACAGTGTATTGGATTAGCCAACAGCGATACGTTGATTGGCGGTCATCAGCCTGCCGAAATTTAT includes these proteins:
- a CDS encoding DUF2306 domain-containing protein, translating into MNEAVLSPSLPKPFDARRAVTLTVKSWFTAAAIGHAIFVVYILAVFYPPIALSGLHGLEGLHLPGGFREGDTLGNLAAVSHVLLAVVVIGGGPLQLIPAVRRSAPNFHRWLGRSYLFAAVFSSIAGLYMTWTRHTIGNLMSQITISIDGVLILVFAFLALRTAMAGRFSEHRRWALRLFMAASAVWFFRVALMGWAMLTGGWGIDWKSFTGPFLYFLGFAQYLLPLAMLEWYFHCQKPVARQHTQIAFVGTLVPLTIFMAIGIFAATMGMWLPRM
- a CDS encoding penicillin acylase family protein; its protein translation is MPRWLKQLTAAVFILVLAIGTFVTFTLRASLPTLDGEIAVSSGLGAPATLARDDKGIAVITAANRLDAAYAMGFAHGQDRFFQMDLASRLASGELAELFGNIAVEADKKYRVHQLRRRADEALAQIPAADRAILDIYAEGVNAGLASLGSKPFEYHLLRVEPKQWSPTESMLVSMSMFIQMTGKLAQSDYARDLLLRAGGETLLEFIQPQGTQWDTAIDGTKYATPTIPPEATFAINGTSEPSETNELAAVSPEPGPMNGSNSWAISGAKTSHGGALLSNDPHLGMAIPHIWYRVQLNYTNTAGNAVHMNGVSFPGMPAMAIGTNGNVAWSMTNSAGDWADYIVLDHDETQYQAPQGRQAFDRQTETILVKGEEPLTLEIDNTIWGPAVSLEDGQRAAYRWLVHYAEALNPLPFLNLDDAVTAAEAADIAHRSGISPFNFVVADSAGEILWTILGRIPERGSVPSERLVPWQEVDDTWRGWLQPADYPMITSEQLDYIWTANNRIVGDKMRDQIGRGTYALGTRGWLIEQDLIATQRFDELRMTEMLQNNRAETVTGWRDHLLSWMESLQDLSAEEHGALTALTDWTARAAVDDVGYTVAREYQREFSRAMNRALQETLVNNEVISAEHDEVWLFNSNSEGALAKIRDQQPTHWLPEGFDNWLAFQRSVLQSVLSELVEKHGALAQANWGKHNALQMHHPLASALPAFLGDHLNMPASEQAGDSYMPLAQRPKHGQSMRFVVSPGKEQDGFLIMPGGQSGHPLSDFYTAGHADWVNAENTPLLPGAVTHTLTLSPK